A part of Oncorhynchus gorbuscha isolate QuinsamMale2020 ecotype Even-year linkage group LG09, OgorEven_v1.0, whole genome shotgun sequence genomic DNA contains:
- the LOC124043552 gene encoding ETS domain-containing transcription factor ERF-like translates to MKTPGDTGFAFPDWAYKPESSPGSRQIQLWCFILELLRKEEYHEVIAWQGDYGEFVIKDPEEVARLWGARKCKPQMNYDKLSRALRYYYNKRILHKTKGKRFTYKFNFNKLVLVNYPFIDMGSGRGVPQSAPPVPTGGSHFRFPPSTPSDVLSPSEDLRSPGMFSSVARRLGRGSVSDCSDGTSTNSELEEGVGGEDRGGTGPERAFRGLLHPRLSHDSLFRAYGGPGGLGRPPPGHRVHGDPMSPFPVSPLPGPGGLLGPTLSPALSMTPGSHLPYTPSPSLSPMLGSHFSFNPDDMKRYLQAHHQSVYNYHLSPRAFFHYPNIVVPQPHRPSAVPDKPMTAHHHAPPMPHSHSLHHHQGEEQHPSPFKFKLQPPPLGRKQKDGSTSSTGGSSSSLGSYAASGLLSNSSSSVGPKIKVEPVSDVESDEEVEVTDISEEDELLDDDEGDVFTPPHPTNGTAPTAITNGNLGAIVEDDLDEDVFKTPAAPPMGPLTPSLLALKREPGQGPPISPGGTLCIPLKLRFKRRWSEDQKMEADGERDEAEDKKVRAEKQVEPARRESENGEGPRRSLSLSLRAPPPPAQRRASSELQRATAQLSLESHGAC, encoded by the exons GGTTCGCCTTCCCCGACTGGGCCTACAAGCCCGAGTCGAGCCCCGGCTCGCGACAGATCCAGCTGTGGTGCTTCATCCTGGAGCTACTGCGGAAGGAGGAGTACCATGAAGTCATCGCCTGGCAGGGCGACTACGGAGAGTTTGTCATCAAGGACCCCGAAGAGGTGGCCCGACTGTGGGGCGCCCGCAAGTGCAAACCTCAGATGAACTACGACAAGCTGAGCAGGGCGCTTCG ataTTACTACAACAAGAGAATCCTCCACAAGACCAAAGGGAAGAGGTTCACCTACAAGTTCAACTTCAACAAGCTGGTGCTGGTCAACTACCCCTTCATCGACATGGGCTCTG GTAGGGGAGTCCCCCAGAGCGCCCCTCCCGTGCCGACTGGGGGCAGCCACTTCCGCTTTCCCCCCTCCACCCCGTCCGATGTGCTCTCCCCCAGTGAGGACCTGCGCAGCCCGGGCATGTTCAGCAGCGTGGCCCGCCGCCTGGGCCGTGGCTCTGTCTCCGACTGCAGCGACGGCACCTCCACCAACTCTGAGCTGGAGGAAGGCGTGGGGGGTGAAGATCGTGGCGGCACGGGCCCTGAACGGGCATTCCGTGGCCTCCTCCACCCCCGCCTCTCCCACGACTCGCTGTTTCGCGCCTACGGAGGCCCTGGTGGGCTAGGCCGCCCCCCGCCCGGCCACAGGGTCCATGGTGACCCCATGTCCCCGTTCCCTGTGTCCCCCCTGCCGGGCCCTGGGGGCCTCCTGGGCCCCACCCTGTCTCCGGCCCTTTCCATGACCCCTGGCTCCCACCTGCCTTAcaccccatccccctccctcagccCCATGCTGGGCTCCCACTTCTCCTTCAACCCGGACGACATGAAGCGCTACCTGCAGGCCCACCACCAGAGTGTCTACAACTACCACCTCAGCCCCAGAGCCTTCTTCCACTACCCCAACATCGTGGTCCCCCAGCCCCACAGGCCCTCTGCCGTCCCTGACAAGCCCATGACAGCCCACCACCATGCCCCGCCCATGCCCCACTCCCATTCATTGCACCACCACCAAGGGGAGGAGCAGCACCCCTCGCCCTTCAAGTTCAAGCTGCAGCCGCCTCCGCTGGGGCGTAAACAGAAGGACGGCTCCACCTCCTCTACCGGGGGCTCCTCCTCTAGCCTAGGCTCCTACGCTGCCTCAGGACTACTCTctaactcctcctcctcagtgGGCCCAAAAATCAAG GTGGAGCCCGTCTCCGACGTTGAGTCcgatgaggaggtggaggtgacCGACATCAGCGAGGAGGACGAGCTGCTTGATGATGACGAGGGAGACGTCTTCACCCCCCCTCATCCCACCAACGGAACCGCCCCTACTGCCATCACCAACGGCAACCTGGGCGCCATCGTCGAGGACGACCTGGACGAGGACGTGTTCAAGACCCCCGCCGCCCCTCCCATGGGCCCTCTAACCCCCTCCCTGTTGGCCCTGAAGCGCGAGCCGGGCCAAGGCCCTCCCATCAGCCCTGGCGGCACCCTCTGCATCCCCCTGAAGCTGCGCTTCAAGCGCCGCTGGAGCGAGGACCAGAAGATGGAGGCCGATGGCGAGCGTGACGAGGCCGAGGACAAGAAAGTGCGGGCAGAGAAACAGGTGGAGCCAgcaaggagggagtcagagaatGGGGAGGGGCCAAGGAGAAGCCTGTCCCTGAGTCTGCGCGCTCCTCCCCCTCCGGCCCAGCGCAGGGCCAGCTCCGAGTTGCAGAGAGCCACAGCCCAGCTGTCTCTGGAGAGCCATGGAGCTTGCTGA